In Kushneria marisflavi, the following are encoded in one genomic region:
- a CDS encoding alpha/beta hydrolase, translating into MISNQCRLTWRWWWLLLWMPLLAGCSGVEVINALTPAGQTQAFDSIAYGELPRQRLDIYRPQGADGHAPVVVFLYGGTWREGERQDYRFVGRALASRGIVTVVADYRLYPEVRYPDFVEDSARVLAWSHRHIDQYGGDPHRLFVMGHSAGAYNAAMVALDPRWLAAQSLSPDILAGWIGLAGPYDFLPITNEDARPVFDWPHTSSDTQPINHVSDRSPPALLMASHRDTTVNPIRNTAGMARALRAHGVAVTEDYADRTSHVTLIASLAWPLRWLGPVLDDIDTFVHDTPPRTNTGADNAQ; encoded by the coding sequence ATGATAAGCAATCAATGCCGACTGACATGGCGCTGGTGGTGGCTGCTGCTGTGGATGCCGCTACTGGCCGGCTGTTCGGGCGTGGAGGTCATCAACGCTCTGACGCCTGCGGGGCAGACGCAAGCGTTCGATTCGATCGCCTACGGTGAACTGCCGCGCCAGCGTCTGGACATCTACCGTCCACAGGGCGCCGATGGCCATGCCCCGGTGGTGGTGTTTCTTTATGGCGGGACATGGCGAGAAGGTGAGCGTCAGGACTACCGCTTTGTGGGTCGGGCGCTGGCGTCACGCGGTATCGTGACCGTTGTGGCCGACTACCGGCTTTATCCCGAGGTGCGATATCCGGACTTTGTCGAGGACAGCGCCAGGGTGCTGGCCTGGAGCCATCGCCATATTGACCAGTATGGCGGTGACCCGCACCGACTTTTCGTCATGGGACACAGTGCCGGGGCCTATAACGCCGCCATGGTCGCACTGGACCCGCGCTGGCTGGCGGCGCAGTCGCTGTCACCCGACATTCTGGCCGGCTGGATCGGTCTGGCCGGGCCCTATGACTTTCTCCCGATCACCAATGAAGATGCCCGTCCGGTCTTCGATTGGCCACATACTTCCAGTGACACCCAGCCCATCAACCACGTGAGTGATCGATCACCGCCAGCACTTTTGATGGCCTCGCACCGCGATACCACGGTCAATCCGATTCGCAATACGGCCGGCATGGCCCGCGCCCTGCGTGCCCATGGGGTCGCGGTGACCGAAGATTACGCCGATCGCACCAGCCACGTGACGCTGATTGCCTCACTGGCCTGGCCCCTGCGCTGGCTGGGGCCGGTCCTTGATGATATCGACACGTTCGTTCATGACACCCCGCCTCGCACAAATACCGGAGCGGACAACGCTCAGTGA
- a CDS encoding sodium:solute symporter family protein has protein sequence MTDMTPLWLTLLYIALALWIGIRARGGHAMTALEQWGVAGRSMNGMMLYLLIGAGSVSAYTFMGAPGWAFSRGVAVFYVVIYLSYLAVVAWYFGPRVWTLGARFGHVTQASAIRDRFESTALGALASLVMAIGTLAYAVLQTMGAAYILSVMSGGMIPVWAGVLMVLCVMGSYLYISGQRAIGMTNAFQGGLMLFVAWLVGLWAVHDFTGGWTSAPLFERLAAERPEFMTLPGASGNMGFAFWTTSIIVSMLSFLPPVWTQWMSARSRETIRRSATWLPTYYVVILPMVVVGFIGIFTLPELSRADTVALEMAMQTMPAWLTGLLGAGTLAAAMSSCEPFVHSVALSITRDVIQPTLRLDDDFTARLARWMLFPVLALVAVLAISEPGNLVMILLVGLGFAAQVLPAFIGMFFWFGATRSGVMAGLLAGFAVTFALTVIWPNPLGVHAGFWGLLLNLPLFVAVSRRTRSASEETLQRFYEVARQP, from the coding sequence ATGACGGACATGACGCCGCTGTGGTTGACGCTTTTATATATAGCACTGGCCCTTTGGATTGGCATTCGCGCACGTGGTGGACATGCCATGACGGCGCTTGAGCAGTGGGGCGTGGCCGGGCGCAGCATGAATGGCATGATGCTCTATCTGTTGATCGGGGCCGGTAGCGTCAGCGCCTATACCTTCATGGGCGCGCCAGGCTGGGCCTTCTCGCGGGGTGTGGCGGTCTTTTATGTGGTGATTTATCTCTCCTATCTGGCCGTGGTCGCCTGGTATTTTGGACCCAGGGTATGGACGCTGGGGGCGCGCTTTGGTCATGTGACCCAGGCCAGTGCCATTCGTGATCGTTTTGAAAGCACGGCACTGGGGGCGCTGGCATCACTGGTCATGGCGATCGGTACACTGGCCTATGCGGTGCTTCAAACCATGGGGGCGGCCTACATCCTGAGCGTCATGAGTGGCGGCATGATTCCGGTATGGGCCGGTGTACTCATGGTGCTGTGCGTGATGGGGAGCTATCTCTACATCAGCGGTCAGCGCGCCATCGGCATGACCAATGCCTTTCAGGGAGGCCTTATGCTGTTCGTGGCCTGGCTGGTGGGGCTATGGGCCGTGCATGACTTCACCGGTGGCTGGACAAGTGCGCCCCTTTTCGAACGCCTGGCTGCCGAACGGCCCGAGTTCATGACCCTGCCGGGCGCCAGTGGCAACATGGGGTTTGCCTTCTGGACAACGTCGATCATCGTGTCGATGCTCTCCTTTCTGCCGCCGGTCTGGACGCAGTGGATGAGCGCGCGTTCGCGCGAGACCATCCGCCGCTCGGCGACCTGGCTGCCCACCTACTATGTGGTCATTCTGCCCATGGTGGTGGTGGGCTTTATTGGCATCTTTACGCTGCCAGAGCTGTCGCGCGCCGATACCGTGGCGCTCGAGATGGCGATGCAGACCATGCCGGCCTGGCTGACCGGGCTTCTGGGGGCGGGTACGCTGGCGGCGGCGATGTCTTCCTGTGAGCCCTTCGTTCATTCGGTGGCACTGTCGATCACCCGGGATGTCATTCAGCCGACGCTGCGGCTTGATGATGATTTCACCGCGCGTCTGGCGCGCTGGATGCTTTTTCCGGTGCTGGCGCTGGTGGCAGTGCTCGCCATCAGCGAACCCGGCAATCTGGTGATGATCCTGCTGGTCGGGCTGGGCTTTGCTGCTCAGGTGCTGCCGGCGTTTATTGGCATGTTCTTCTGGTTCGGTGCAACCCGCAGCGGGGTCATGGCAGGCCTTCTGGCCGGGTTTGCAGTGACGTTTGCCCTGACAGTGATCTGGCCCAATCCGCTGGGTGTACATGCCGGTTTCTGGGGGCTTTTGCTCAACCTGCCGCTGTTTGTCGCGGTCTCACGGCGTACTCGCTCGGCTTCCGAAGAGACGCTGCAACGGTTTTATGAGGTGGCACGACAACCCTGA
- a CDS encoding META domain-containing protein, translating into MRHAFRPTLTTLALATLMAGCASSGSSSSGYYATALTNISGAKVNLTGNRLDAWVGCNHLSANARPENATLEVGEIASTRMACQPGDDRREQVLAEFLKRGPKLDKTGDMWLLRDNVHAVVVHTNSDPQLTHASFGPNPAGRSADASATESALAMDRAIERETREQAVSQPASVQQPKVAAARVAEPSIEPATAAPEQPQAQAQARTVASRPAEPVTERAPIGMHNELRTGNTVAPAPVRTVAQAPAVEPVNTAPERAPIGVSNEILTGDTVAPAPVRTVAQAPAVEPVNTAPERAPIGVSNEILTGDTVAPAPVRTVAQTPAVEPINTASERAPIGVSNEIRTGDTIAPAPARTIAQAPAAEPINTASERAPVALNEEIHTGNIVASTAPAAVQQAPAKSAPVQVAQSRPAPRAATTMAPAPQEVVQASRLEQVETPTLAQQSPRLDLWQQMGADSWQLAPQHSPQDNAPWQPAVETSRLAWFASLLKSDTTNQLPDMTVTAPREIRSYAVRESNQWVLYSGEPINQAQEKVLSDEQHQKKAAPELTDREVIKDKSIITTSRLDESALERGVRATTSRALSWLSARWQA; encoded by the coding sequence ATGCGACACGCATTCAGGCCAACGCTCACAACGCTGGCACTGGCCACCCTGATGGCAGGATGCGCCAGTTCCGGGTCTTCATCTTCAGGCTATTACGCCACGGCGCTGACCAACATCAGCGGTGCCAAGGTCAATCTGACCGGCAACCGGCTTGATGCCTGGGTCGGCTGCAACCATCTGAGCGCCAACGCTCGTCCGGAAAACGCCACACTCGAAGTCGGCGAGATTGCTTCGACCCGAATGGCCTGCCAGCCCGGAGACGATCGTCGCGAGCAGGTGCTTGCCGAATTCCTCAAGCGAGGACCCAAGCTCGACAAGACCGGCGACATGTGGCTTTTGCGCGATAACGTTCACGCCGTGGTGGTGCATACCAATTCCGATCCACAACTGACGCATGCCAGCTTTGGTCCGAACCCGGCCGGGCGCAGTGCGGATGCCAGCGCAACGGAAAGCGCTCTGGCCATGGATCGCGCCATCGAACGCGAAACCCGTGAACAGGCTGTCAGCCAGCCGGCCAGTGTGCAGCAGCCCAAAGTCGCTGCCGCCCGCGTCGCTGAGCCGTCCATCGAGCCGGCGACTGCCGCACCCGAGCAGCCACAGGCACAGGCACAGGCACGTACTGTCGCCTCAAGGCCTGCCGAACCGGTCACCGAACGTGCGCCCATCGGCATGCACAATGAGCTGCGTACCGGTAACACCGTCGCCCCGGCACCGGTTCGCACGGTCGCTCAGGCGCCTGCCGTTGAACCAGTCAATACCGCCCCCGAGCGCGCCCCCATTGGCGTGAGCAACGAGATTCTTACTGGCGACACTGTTGCCCCTGCGCCGGTACGCACGGTCGCTCAGGCGCCTGCCGTTGAACCAGTCAATACCGCTCCCGAGCGCGCCCCCATCGGCGTGAGCAACGAGATTCTTACTGGCGACACTGTTGCCCCTGCTCCGGTACGCACGGTCGCTCAGACGCCCGCCGTCGAGCCGATCAATACCGCCTCCGAGCGTGCACCCATCGGTGTGAGCAACGAGATTCGCACCGGCGACACCATCGCCCCTGCCCCGGCACGCACGATCGCCCAGGCCCCTGCCGCCGAGCCGATCAATACCGCGTCCGAGCGGGCGCCTGTCGCGTTGAATGAAGAGATCCATACCGGCAATATCGTTGCCAGCACGGCACCGGCTGCGGTTCAGCAGGCCCCTGCAAAGAGCGCCCCGGTCCAGGTTGCCCAGAGCCGTCCAGCGCCGCGCGCGGCCACCACCATGGCACCGGCCCCGCAGGAAGTCGTTCAGGCTTCTCGTCTGGAGCAGGTAGAGACACCGACGCTGGCACAGCAGTCGCCGCGTCTTGATCTGTGGCAGCAGATGGGTGCCGACAGCTGGCAGCTGGCGCCCCAGCACAGCCCGCAGGACAATGCGCCCTGGCAGCCGGCCGTTGAAACCTCGCGTCTTGCCTGGTTTGCCAGCCTGCTCAAGAGCGATACCACAAACCAGCTGCCTGACATGACCGTGACCGCTCCGCGCGAGATTCGCTCCTATGCGGTCAGAGAGAGCAATCAGTGGGTGCTGTACTCGGGTGAGCCGATCAACCAGGCCCAGGAAAAGGTCCTGTCCGACGAGCAGCATCAGAAGAAGGCAGCGCCTGAACTGACCGATCGTGAAGTCATCAAGGACAAGAGCATCATCACGACCTCGCGTCTGGATGAAAGCGCTCTGGAACGTGGTGTCCGCGCCACCACCTCGCGTGCCCTGAGCTGGCTGAGCGCTCGCTGGCAGGCCTGA
- a CDS encoding YchJ family protein: protein MTPDFICPCCSGHDYDHCCGPLHREQDIAATPEALMRSRYSAFALGGLGEYLFRTWAENAPGRPPQDAAMLNVRTVDWQRLEIVQTSTHGAQGMVEFKAWYKEDGQEHVLHERSRFRRSGGQWRYVDGVIDPPAMARAGRNDPCPCGSGRKYKKCCANR, encoded by the coding sequence ATGACTCCTGATTTCATCTGCCCCTGCTGCAGCGGGCATGACTATGACCATTGCTGCGGTCCGCTTCACCGTGAACAGGACATCGCTGCCACCCCCGAAGCCCTCATGCGATCGCGCTACAGCGCGTTCGCTTTGGGCGGGCTGGGCGAGTATCTGTTCAGAACCTGGGCGGAGAACGCCCCGGGACGACCACCACAGGACGCTGCCATGCTTAATGTGCGCACCGTCGACTGGCAACGTCTGGAGATCGTGCAAACGAGTACCCACGGCGCCCAGGGCATGGTGGAATTCAAGGCGTGGTACAAGGAAGACGGCCAGGAACACGTGCTGCACGAGCGCTCGCGGTTTCGCCGCAGTGGCGGGCAGTGGCGCTATGTCGATGGGGTTATCGACCCGCCCGCCATGGCTCGCGCCGGACGTAATGATCCCTGCCCATGCGGCAGTGGCAGGAAATACAAGAAGTGCTGTGCCAACCGATAG
- a CDS encoding DUF1206 domain-containing protein: MDHPSGNIQRLVTIAARCGYTAKGMIYITIGWLSMMAVLGMGGSNGGSSEAIGELASQPFGGVLITLLAIGLFGYTAWRLVQAIFDAEQKGRDWKGILTRLGYVLSGLIYAGIAINCVELLLHSGGSSGSTSSHTREVMSHPGGIVAIFLVGLGFLGVGLRQIWRGWHHSYEKNWHLNEMTRTQRLIAANVSRVGLTARGIVFMIIALFLCLSAIHTNPDNARGLGGALRAVAEQPFGPWLLGLVSIGLMAYGCYCLVNARFRNVNA; the protein is encoded by the coding sequence TTGGACCATCCCAGTGGCAACATTCAGCGTCTCGTGACCATCGCAGCCCGATGTGGCTATACCGCCAAGGGCATGATTTATATCACCATCGGCTGGCTCTCCATGATGGCAGTGCTCGGCATGGGCGGTAGTAATGGGGGGTCCTCGGAAGCCATCGGCGAACTGGCCTCCCAGCCTTTCGGTGGCGTGCTCATTACTCTGCTGGCCATCGGGCTATTTGGTTATACCGCCTGGCGCCTGGTGCAGGCCATCTTTGATGCCGAACAAAAGGGTCGCGACTGGAAAGGCATCCTGACCCGGCTCGGTTATGTCCTCAGCGGACTGATTTACGCCGGCATCGCCATCAACTGCGTCGAACTGCTGCTCCATAGCGGCGGCAGCTCGGGCTCTACCTCAAGCCATACGCGCGAGGTCATGTCGCATCCCGGCGGAATTGTCGCCATCTTTCTGGTCGGACTCGGCTTTCTTGGTGTGGGGCTTCGCCAGATATGGCGCGGCTGGCATCACAGCTATGAAAAGAACTGGCACCTGAATGAAATGACCCGAACGCAACGTTTGATTGCGGCCAACGTTTCCCGCGTTGGGCTGACCGCACGCGGCATCGTGTTCATGATCATCGCCCTGTTTTTGTGCCTGTCGGCCATCCATACCAACCCGGACAACGCTCGTGGCCTGGGCGGTGCCCTGCGCGCCGTGGCCGAACAACCCTTCGGGCCGTGGCTTCTGGGTCTGGTATCGATCGGTCTGATGGCCTATGGCTGCTACTGCCTGGTCAACGCCCGCTTTCGCAACGTGAACGCCTGA
- a CDS encoding Nramp family divalent metal transporter encodes MSARPEQPASLLGTDIVPGSISVPRGGSAFRRFLAFLGPGAMVSVGYIDPGNWATSLEGGSRFGYTLLCVILLSNLMAVLLQSLCARLGIASGRDLAQCCREHYSKPVNIGLWALCELAIIATDLAEVIGTAVALKLLFGIPLAWGAVITIVDTVVLLMLMRRGFRWLEAFVMSLMAMIFGCFVIELALAQPSLAGIADGFLSPDPAIVTNPQMLYIAIGIIGATVMPHNLYLHSALVKTRDFEQHARGKREALRFATLDSTIALSLALFVNAGILILAAAVFHSAGRTVVEIEEAYGLLSPLLGAGIAATLFGVALLASGLNSTVTATLAGQIVMEGFLQLRMKPWVRRLITRGLAILPVLYVTQVYGDQGVGRLLVLSQVVLSLQLPFAIIPLIRFVSRRDWMGELAIGWKIKTLTWAIAGLILVLNVRLVMEVFQGL; translated from the coding sequence ATGAGCGCAAGACCCGAACAGCCGGCGTCGCTGCTGGGTACCGATATCGTGCCCGGCAGCATCAGTGTCCCCCGTGGTGGCAGTGCCTTTCGACGCTTTCTCGCTTTTTTGGGGCCGGGCGCCATGGTCTCGGTGGGCTATATCGATCCGGGCAACTGGGCGACCTCGCTGGAGGGCGGGTCACGCTTTGGCTATACGCTTTTGTGCGTCATCCTGCTGTCCAATCTGATGGCCGTGCTGCTGCAATCGCTGTGCGCGCGGCTGGGCATCGCCAGCGGCCGCGACCTGGCGCAGTGCTGTCGGGAGCACTATTCGAAACCGGTCAACATCGGGCTCTGGGCGCTGTGTGAGTTGGCGATTATTGCCACGGATCTGGCCGAGGTGATCGGCACTGCTGTGGCGCTCAAGCTTTTATTCGGTATTCCGCTGGCCTGGGGCGCGGTAATCACCATCGTGGATACGGTGGTGCTCCTGATGCTGATGCGACGCGGCTTTCGCTGGCTGGAAGCTTTCGTGATGTCGCTGATGGCGATGATCTTCGGCTGTTTCGTGATCGAGCTTGCGCTGGCACAGCCCTCGCTTGCCGGCATTGCCGACGGCTTTTTGAGCCCTGATCCCGCGATCGTGACCAACCCGCAGATGCTCTACATTGCCATTGGCATTATCGGTGCCACCGTCATGCCGCATAACCTGTATCTGCATTCGGCGCTGGTGAAGACCCGCGACTTCGAACAGCACGCGCGTGGCAAGCGTGAGGCGCTGCGCTTCGCCACGCTCGACAGCACGATTGCCCTGTCGCTGGCCCTTTTCGTCAACGCTGGCATCCTGATTCTGGCGGCTGCGGTTTTTCACAGCGCCGGCCGAACGGTGGTCGAGATCGAGGAAGCCTATGGACTTTTGAGTCCGCTACTGGGGGCCGGCATTGCCGCCACGCTTTTCGGAGTGGCGCTTCTGGCATCGGGGCTCAATTCAACCGTCACGGCAACACTGGCCGGTCAGATCGTGATGGAAGGATTTTTACAGCTGCGCATGAAACCCTGGGTGCGGCGGCTGATCACTCGAGGGCTCGCGATCCTGCCGGTGCTGTATGTGACTCAGGTTTATGGCGATCAGGGAGTAGGGCGGCTTTTGGTGTTGAGTCAGGTCGTACTGTCACTGCAGCTGCCCTTTGCGATCATTCCGCTGATCCGTTTTGTCTCGCGTCGCGACTGGATGGGAGAACTGGCGATCGGCTGGAAAATCAAAACGCTGACCTGGGCCATTGCGGGACTGATCCTGGTGCTCAACGTTCGTCTGGTCATGGAGGTCTTTCAGGGTCTTTAA
- a CDS encoding Mut7-C RNAse domain-containing protein produces the protein MGVQVLFHGCLDDFLPPAGRGQPATQRTSRRTSLKDLVESFGVPHTEVAALTLNDVPAAFETLIESSESDHHLIRAWPAGVSGGWPGGHALQPPRPRPARFVLDVHLGRLARYLRLLGFDVCWRNDFEDEELADTSSAQKRILLTRDRRLLYRRQIAHGYFVRATDPSRQVEEICQRFELHDEIAAFKRCARCNGLLMKVDKASVAPLLKARTLHYYDDFYRCAKCRHVYWQGSHFARMSAWVEALKRPASEG, from the coding sequence ATGGGTGTACAGGTACTGTTTCACGGCTGTCTCGATGACTTTCTGCCGCCTGCCGGGCGAGGGCAGCCCGCCACGCAACGCACCTCAAGGCGCACCTCGCTCAAGGATCTGGTGGAATCATTCGGTGTGCCGCATACCGAAGTCGCTGCGCTGACGCTCAATGATGTCCCGGCCGCGTTCGAGACGCTGATCGAGTCGTCGGAAAGTGATCATCACCTGATCAGGGCCTGGCCGGCCGGTGTCTCAGGCGGATGGCCGGGCGGTCATGCCCTGCAGCCGCCGCGCCCGCGTCCGGCCCGATTCGTGCTCGATGTTCACCTGGGCCGGCTGGCACGCTATCTGCGCCTGCTGGGATTTGACGTCTGCTGGCGCAATGATTTCGAGGATGAAGAGCTTGCCGATACGTCGTCGGCACAAAAGCGTATTCTGCTCACCCGGGACCGGCGCCTGTTGTATCGCCGCCAGATCGCGCATGGCTATTTTGTGCGTGCCACGGATCCATCAAGGCAGGTCGAAGAGATCTGCCAACGCTTTGAGCTGCATGACGAGATTGCCGCCTTCAAGCGCTGCGCGCGCTGTAATGGTCTTTTGATGAAGGTGGACAAGGCCTCGGTCGCGCCACTTCTGAAAGCGCGTACCCTCCATTACTACGATGATTTCTACCGATGCGCCAAATGCCGCCATGTTTATTGGCAGGGCAGCCATTTTGCACGCATGTCTGCCTGGGTCGAAGCCCTCAAACGGCCCGCCTCTGAAGGATAG
- a CDS encoding carboxypeptidase M32 — protein MTDTTYQQLEGRFTRLHRYAHLGAMAGWDQLTMMPTGGNEARAEAMAELSVLMHETLTAPETRRLLAAVEPSSLNEAQQANLREIRREVEDATIMPPSLVEAQSLAGARCEKAWRTCRPNNDWEGFLPTFREVVRLSREEARIRAEAAGCSRYEALLQKFEPGLTLEALDDIFNDLRQWLPGLLSEAVERQRGQDPVLPQGPFGEADQRRLGERVMRWLGFDFEHGRLDVSLHPFCGGVPDDVRLTTRYRSDECLTALMGIIHETGHARYEQNLPEAWRRQPAGRARSMAVHESQSLSFEMQLGRSAAFVRQLRPWLIEALGDQPAFDADNLVRLSQQVRPGLIRVDADEVSYPAHILLRYDIERALIEGEIEVEDIPTRWDEAMQHLLGLDTRGNYRDGCLQDIHWTDGSFGYFPTYSLGAMLAAQLMAAARQAEPQLDARIAEGDPSLLLEWLRTHIWQQGSLLETPELITRATGEALNPEYYRRHLRARYLEG, from the coding sequence ATGACCGATACGACCTATCAGCAGCTTGAGGGCCGTTTCACTCGGCTGCACCGCTACGCGCATCTGGGCGCGATGGCCGGCTGGGATCAACTGACCATGATGCCTACCGGGGGCAATGAGGCCCGCGCCGAAGCGATGGCGGAGCTGAGCGTGTTGATGCATGAAACGCTGACTGCGCCGGAGACCCGTCGGCTGCTTGCAGCCGTCGAGCCCTCATCGCTGAATGAGGCGCAGCAGGCCAATCTGCGTGAAATCCGGCGTGAAGTGGAGGACGCCACCATCATGCCGCCATCACTGGTTGAGGCGCAGTCGCTGGCCGGGGCCCGCTGTGAAAAGGCCTGGCGAACCTGTCGACCCAACAATGACTGGGAAGGTTTTTTGCCCACGTTTCGGGAGGTGGTACGCCTGTCTCGCGAGGAGGCACGTATCCGCGCCGAAGCGGCAGGCTGCAGTCGCTACGAGGCGCTGCTGCAGAAATTCGAGCCGGGTCTGACGCTTGAGGCACTGGATGACATTTTCAACGATCTGCGCCAGTGGTTGCCGGGGTTGCTGAGTGAGGCCGTCGAGCGTCAACGCGGGCAGGATCCCGTTCTGCCTCAGGGGCCCTTTGGAGAGGCTGATCAGCGCCGTTTGGGCGAGCGTGTCATGCGCTGGCTGGGGTTTGATTTCGAGCATGGTCGACTGGATGTCAGTCTGCATCCCTTCTGTGGCGGCGTGCCGGATGATGTTCGCCTGACCACCCGCTATCGCAGCGATGAATGCCTGACAGCGCTGATGGGCATCATTCACGAGACCGGACATGCCCGCTATGAGCAGAACCTTCCCGAGGCATGGCGTCGTCAGCCGGCCGGCCGTGCCCGCTCGATGGCGGTACATGAATCCCAGAGTCTCAGCTTCGAGATGCAGCTTGGGCGCAGCGCGGCGTTTGTTCGACAGCTCAGGCCGTGGCTGATCGAGGCGCTGGGCGATCAGCCGGCGTTTGACGCAGACAATCTGGTTCGCCTGTCACAGCAGGTCAGGCCCGGCCTGATCCGGGTGGATGCCGACGAGGTCAGCTACCCGGCGCACATTCTGCTGCGCTATGACATCGAGCGCGCCCTGATCGAGGGCGAGATCGAAGTCGAGGACATTCCGACACGCTGGGATGAGGCCATGCAGCACCTGCTGGGGCTGGATACCCGCGGTAACTATCGCGATGGCTGTCTGCAGGATATTCACTGGACCGACGGCTCGTTTGGCTATTTCCCCACTTATAGCCTCGGCGCCATGCTGGCTGCCCAGCTGATGGCGGCGGCGCGTCAGGCCGAGCCGCAGCTCGATGCGCGCATCGCCGAGGGTGACCCGAGTCTGCTGCTTGAATGGCTCAGAACCCATATCTGGCAGCAGGGCAGTCTGCTCGAAACGCCTGAACTGATCACGCGCGCGACCGGGGAAGCGCTCAATCCCGAGTACTACCGTCGTCATCTGCGCGCGCGCTACTTGGAGGGCTGA